From the genome of Bacillota bacterium LX-D:
ATATCGTCCTCGAACTTTTGAAAGAAAGCAAAACTGTAAACGAGCTCGCCGCTGAGTACGAAATCCACCCTAACCAGCTTAAACGCTGGAAATCGGAAGCCTTAGAAAAGATGCATCTTGTCTTTGCTAAGGACAGCAATGATACTGAAAAGATAAAGAAAAAACATGAGGAAGAGGTTG
Proteins encoded in this window:
- a CDS encoding transposase; this translates as MNKRRVFTPEQKANIVLELLKESKTVNELAAEYEIHPNQLKRWKSEALEKMHLVFAKDSNDTEKIKKKHEEEVEVLTKQIGQLTIEANWLQVEITQNDLIWLTGE